Below is a window of Humulus lupulus chromosome 2, drHumLupu1.1, whole genome shotgun sequence DNA.
ATGCGATTACTTTCATAGCTTAAAAGCTCATTAGCTCACTTACTTACTTATCATTACTATTACTATATGtgttaatgtgaatatatatgaCAATATTTTTATAGGAGTTttctttaagccctatcggtagaATTTTTAGTGTTTCTCAACTTGTGAATATTTTtttgtgcgattttttttatgaccgtgtatattgtagctatttagagcattttgtaaattttcagaaaattccaaataatttacagtactgaaaactaggttcaaacatgttaatTTTCACGCGCatgaaaaaaaattagtcacgcgtataacaacatgtttaaacttagttttcagtactgtaaattattcgaaattttctaaaatttgTAGGATactttaaatagctacaatatacatggtcataaaaaaaattacgccAAAAACTATTTACGGGTCGATAATACTGAGACCCCCACCCACCGTAAGTCCCTAATAAAATTTTTCCCTATATAtgtattttcttttttcttcataatcGTTATAATTAATCAGTCAACGGTacccatgttttttttttttttttctcgaaACCAATTGAAGAAGATATCTGTTTTTGGGTTCAAATTAAATGTAAAGATAGAAGTTAATATGATCATAAACAAGCTAGCCTCTAATAAATGACAAAGCATAAAAACGAAACGGATAAACACAAATAGGTATCTGCGCAATCTTATCTGATGCcttaattatcattaattaatatattaactaGTATTAAATCCATCATAAAATTATTCGTTAGAGAAATTTATTGGCTGTAGTACTTACTCTAAATCCAAATTAATAATGAAGGTGCTACAAGTcttaatcatatttatatatatatatatatatttaagtgaGAATAAGAGAATTATGTTAGAGATATTGAAGAAATATACtatcaattaaaaaaaatcagaagAAGCAGCGCACATGCAAGCACTGGCACTTCTGAAGCTGATTATCTCATATAATTGATAGATCATAGATTCATAGATAAATAATATATGGCTTGTACTTTTTTGACATTGAGTTAAATCaagttagattttttattttgataaattattttttagactttatattttataaaataatttaaataaaatcctaaatttgattttagttaaagttttttcaactgaaatcacaaataattcattaaactaacaattcagaacaaaaataaaatcattctgcttaaaaattgtgttgttatattcaattttttattcatcaaaattgaatttattgatatatttgaatcattttataaaatattaaattcaaaaataaattttttaaaatatattgtccaaacaaataatcacaaaaaaataaataaataaagtacaAAAATTTATAAACCCATGTATTTATATAACAAAAGgaatgaaataataataataataataattagtatatataaatattgtatggCATGGATGGAAAtgtaataatatatatagatatgtgATGTGAGTATGGTAACTAAAATAAATGCGCATGAAGGTCGGGTCAAAAGGAACAGAGGTTTGTGATAGCCACGTTCCTTCTTTttcttaataataattataataattaatattattttcatttttatatatatatatatattatataccgACAACAAGGACGAACACAGCCGTCTATTAACCAACTATCCTCTTTCTGATAAAGCCTGTGCTTTTTGTCTACCCCAACTCTTCTTATATCTCTCTCTCCTCTCCATTGTTGGAATTtgaaatatatacatatacatataccggttgtcttttttatatttttgttattgTAACTCAAATTTGTATGAAAtcttataaattaaattttaaataatttaagatGATAACTCTTTATTTTACACGTGTATAAAAAAAACAGCCACGCATGTAAAAGTTATTTGAAACTAGATTTCAGTATCCTAAATTTTTGTaggatattttaaataattataatatacaccattatatatataaaaaaattaggttaCAACTCATTTATGtgctaaaaatagaaaaaagatacACTCATGTTTCCCCAAAAAAAATAAGCATACTAATGCatctccctatatatatatatatacatattagaCTATTGTTGTTTAATACTTATAATTCGTTATCAATATCTCATAAtagttattaaattaaaatatgtaaaaACCGATATTAGATTGCACCATTAACAACAGTATGTCACATTCTTGTGAGAACAATACTCTACATATTATAGAACaatttaatattgaatctcacatattataatttaataaatattataaaataatgttaACCGACCGTACGGTCACAAGTGAAGGCTCAAATAGAGAACTCATACATATACACATGtaattaataataagaaaaaaaccCATGTACATGCTTTCGCCTCTTGTGTCAGTTGTCTAtttgttaataataataattaaatgctTATACTTACGTTACAATATGATTCATaatcttaattacatataatattATAGTGTCTGTTGATCAAATCTTAAACAGAGACCAAACTTTATAATTCTTCCCGAATTACCCCTCTCTTTTTTTCTTTCGTTATAAACTCAAAAACTCTTCTGTTCCAATCCACATGCTAGTATATAGGATTCCCAAACTTTTTCCAAACTCGCATCTataaataccaaccaacccttcATTCTTGGCCAACAACACACTCTCACTCTCATCACTTTCACTACATTCAAAACCcaattttcttatatatatatatacacagtacgtagccatatatatatatatattgatcatatatatatatgacaatgcAGTACGAAGCAGAGTCGTGGAGTGGGTACATGGAGGTTGACCCGGTGGAGCGCATAGAGAGGTTGGCATCGGACAACGCCGTCGTCATATTCAGCATGAGCAGCTGTTGCATGTGCCACGCCATCAAGAGGCTCTTCTGTGGAATGGGAGTTAACCCCACCGTTCACGAGCTGGACCTCCACCCCACTGGATCCGACCTCCACTCCGCCCTCGTCACCCTACTCGGCTCCTCCTCCTCCGCCCTTCCCGTCGTCTTCATCGGCGGCAAACTCGTCGGAGCCATGGACAGAGTCATGGCTTCTCATATCAATGGTACTCTTGTCCCTCTTCTCAAAGAGGCCGGCGCTCTCTGGCTTTGAACTTTCCACCGCCGCAACCGCCACCGCAACCGCCGCGGCCAATCTACTTTGTTaaaatgaagaagtaaaacaagtctctttttgaatttttgattttttttttttacatagaaTTAGAAAAAGGCTGAAGCTGCAGAGGTAGTGGAGTGAGTGTTCTTCTTAATCTAATCTAATCTAATCTCCTTCTAAACTAATTAATCACTAATATAAGATGATATTATATGTAATCTAATCTTGTTTTTTCAtgttatttctttgtattttgcTTCTTCTTAATTTTTGTGTGTAATTTTCTCCCTCCTCTGTATaccaaagaaaaaaatgaaaaaaatgaaaaaaaaatgattaattattttctttttgtttggtATATTTTGTCTACTTTTGCACTGTgtttaattttagttttattagCTAGTACCTACCTTAGCTGAGCTTCTAGTTATAGCTGGTACGATTTTTCTAGCAGGGTCACCATGTGGAGCAGTGGACCCCTGTTTTTCTGGTCAAATAAGATGCGAACGGTGTCGTTTATAGACAAACAAATAAATCCAATCCATAGCATGTTGTGTGTTTGAGCAAAAGAGTTAAAAAGTGCTAATAATTATACAGTGTATTTGACTTTGACCATTTTTGTTTGGCCTTTGATGACGTTTTAGACGTATAATCAATCACTAAATCTAGATTTGCGCCGGAAAAgtagcttattttatttttttattattattaatatatatttttttaagtgaaaaaaaaaaagtagctAAACTCAAAAGTTCAATTTGGGCCCATTTTTTACTGTGGCACCCACTTACCATTTGACTGGGCCTGACCACACTTTTCGACGTTGATGGTGGGCTTGAGTCCTTTTCAGTGAGTGGTCATGAAATATCCGTACTCGTTGGGTCCCACTCCACTTCTTTTCTACTGCCACGTAAGACAAACAGAGAGGCTACTTCTTCTGCCACGTCGGATTTGATAagtattttaagtttattatttttaattatgaaccactaTTTCGAGTAAGTGTTGGTCTTTATTGAGTTAAAAGCTAAAGCAAAACAGCTTTATAATTGTTTTtttataatgtttattttattggTAAAATTTAAGATAGAAGCTAACTTTTGAAATAAATTTATATTGGTTTTCATATTTAATAGACAGAGGTATCGTTATTTTTTATCAATTGAATTTCTCAACAAAAAATATTATTTGATTAAATTTAGAAAGAAAACAGGAATATAACTTAAAAGCGTTAATACAAGTGGGAAACGACACTTGAAACTGAAAAAAGTGCTTAAACGACATCAAATATTTAGAAACGACAGTTTATAAGAAAACCGATAATTAGTGCTTAAACGATATGAAAGGCGAAGAATTCCTCCTAGATAGGTGGATATAAACAATTGAAGGAGATCAACATGGATTTTTTTTAGTTAGGAAATCGATACAGTTGAAACTGAAAAGCTGCTCAAACGACATCAAATATAAAAAACGACAATGCTTGCATAAATGACATGAAAGGCTAAGAATTCATCCTAGATAGTAGTGTcggcaattcgtgtaaacgtaTCAGATTCGTGTTGACATAATTATGACACGACATGATTAAGATAAACACGAACATGACacgtgtaatgccctgaatttccccgatgtgtttaacggcgtgaatagtaggccgggagggccatacttgcttaattgtgttattaattgataaaaagcatgtatatgttgattatattatgatatggtgtgaaatgcatgcatgcgggtccatatttctaattacaggggtgtgatggtaatttggcccgttgagggtaattgtttatttggatgcatgttggtaatatatattttgagaccacattatgatgtgggtttgttcgagccattcggcatgagacgatcatggtgtgttaaatatcggtttggtcataacgggcttaagctcgaggctcggggtgagtctcggggtgttttaatgattagagtgttaccgggcattaaagggtaacggtatgtgaattattggtgtttgagaatattgagattagcgggaatcgggaagcgttaattatgattaacggtgtaagtggaaagtaccaatctTACCCTTGagatggttttagaggcttttgatgacttaggggtattttggtcatttggggtttggatatatatggttttagatAGTTGtagaaacagaacaaaaacagagcattcTTCTTCCTTCTCGTACGTTCATTCCCTCTActttcttctttggtgttct
It encodes the following:
- the LOC133815789 gene encoding glutaredoxin-C7-like; this translates as MTMQYEAESWSGYMEVDPVERIERLASDNAVVIFSMSSCCMCHAIKRLFCGMGVNPTVHELDLHPTGSDLHSALVTLLGSSSSALPVVFIGGKLVGAMDRVMASHINGTLVPLLKEAGALWL